The following proteins are encoded in a genomic region of Zea mays cultivar B73 chromosome 9, Zm-B73-REFERENCE-NAM-5.0, whole genome shotgun sequence:
- the LOC100273143 gene encoding Vacuolar protein sorting-associated protein 9A-like produces the protein MEGSADSFGSLTAPLAWHDFLERMRQPSAAEFVKSIKSFIVTFSNRAPDPEKDSTAIQEFLENMEGAFRAHTPWAGSSEEELESAGEGLEKYVMTKLFNRVFASVPEDVKSDEELFEKMSLLQQFVRPENLDIKPEYQNETSWLLAQKELQKINMYKAPRDKLACILNCCKVINNLLLNASIVSNETPPGADEFLPVLIYVTIKANPPQLHSNLLYIQRYRRQTRLVSEAQYFFTNILSAESFIWNIDGESLSMNELDFQRRMDSARERMLGLSADSEYQDNQANPDVQDRTSQSLGANRNSDASLSLKDHVQGSGQDMRRDSDVTVSGKQAEQVQSISELEKKGTAELLNEDDLNKKFQEYPFLFARAGDLTIADVESLLNSYKHLVLRYVALAQGMGVSPETTLTQNGQTSDLVVSEEPEILNSVVKDNENSAIINKNVDDVISLNHHSEAVDTEASEQMNQRTAVDSSDDLEALGRPENA, from the exons ATGGAGGGGAGCGCCGACTCCTTCGGGTCCTTGACGGCGCCGCTTGCCTGGCACGACTTCCTCGAGCGCATGCGCCAGCCTTCCGCCGCCGAGTTCGTCAAGTCCATTAAAAG CTTTATTGTGACATTCTCAAACAGAGCTCCTGATCCAGAGAAGGATAGTACTGCTATCCAGGAGTTCCTGGAAAACATGGAAGGGGCTTTCAGAGCCCACACCCCTTGGGCTGGCAGTTCAGAGGAAGAACTAGAGAGTGCTGGTGAG GGACTTGAGAAATATGTTATGACAAAGCTGTTTAATCGGGTATTCGCATCAGTCCCAGAAGATGTGAAGAGTGATGAAGAACTTTTTGAGAAAATGTCTTTGCTACAGCAATTTGTAAGGCCTGAAAACTTGGATATAAAACCAGAGTACCAGAATGAAACATCCTGGCTG CTCGCACAGAAGGAGCTGCAGAAAATAAACATGTATAAAGCTCCAAGGGATAAGCTTGCCTGCATTCTGAACTGCTGTAAAGTTATAAATAATTTACTTCTAAATGCTTCCATTGTGTCCAATGAAACCCCCCCTGGAGCTGACGAATTCCTTCCAGTCCTTATCTACGTCACCATAAAG GCTAATCCTCCGCAGCTCCACTCAAATCTGTTGTACATACAAAGATATAGACGGCAAACAAGATTGGTGTCAGAGGCTCAATACTTTTTTACAAACATATTGTCTGCTGAGTCTTTCATATGGAACATTGATGGGGAATCATTATCGATGAATGAATTGGATTTTCAAAGGAGAATGGATTCAGCAAGGGAACGCATGTTGGGGTTATCAGCTGACTCAGAATACCAGGATAATCAAGCCAATCCTGATGTCCAAGATCGTACGTCACAAAGTCTTGGAGCTAACAGAAATTCTGATGCCAGTTTATCTTTGAAAGACCACGTCCAAGGTTCAGGGCAGGATATGAGAAGGGACAGTGATGTGACTGTGAGTGGTAAACAAGCTGAGCAGGTGCAATCTATTTCTGAATTAGAGAAGAAAGGAACTGCGGAGCTCCTCAATGAGGATGACTTGAACAAAAAATTCCAGGAGTACCCGTTTCTGTTTGCCCGTGCTGGTGATCTGACTATTGCTGATGTAGAGAGCCTATTGAATTCGTACAAGCATCTAGTACTTCGGTATGTAGCACTTGCACAAGGTATGGGTGTCAGTCCTGAAACCACTCTTACTCAGAACGGGCAGACATCTGATCTTGTAGTATCTGAGGAGCCAGAAATTTTGAATAGCGTGGTAAAGGACAACGAGAACAGTGCAATAATTAACAAAAATGTTGATGATGTTATAAGCTTAAACCATCATTCAGAAGCAGTTGACACAGAAGCATCTGAACAAATGAACCAGAGAACTGCTGTTGATTCCAGTGATGATCTGGAGGCATTGGGTCGGCCTGAGAATGCATGA
- the LOC100273143 gene encoding vacuolar protein sorting-associated protein 9A-like isoform X1, whose product MEGSADSFGSLTAPLAWHDFLERMRQPSAAEFVKSIKSFIVTFSNRAPDPEKDSTAIQEFLENMEGAFRAHTPWAGSSEEELESAGEGLEKYVMTKLFNRVFASVPEDVKSDEELFEKMSLLQQFVRPENLDIKPEYQNETSWLLAQKELQKINMYKAPRDKLACILNCCKVINNLLLNASIVSNETPPGADEFLPVLIYVTIKLHSNLLYIQRYRRQTRLVSEAQYFFTNILSAESFIWNIDGESLSMNELDFQRRMDSARERMLGLSADSEYQDNQANPDVQDRTSQSLGANRNSDASLSLKDHVQGSGQDMRRDSDVTVSGKQAEQVQSISELEKKGTAELLNEDDLNKKFQEYPFLFARAGDLTIADVESLLNSYKHLVLRYVALAQGMGVSPETTLTQNGQTSDLVVSEEPEILNSVVKDNENSAIINKNVDDVISLNHHSEAVDTEASEQMNQRTAVDSSDDLEALGRPENA is encoded by the exons ATGGAGGGGAGCGCCGACTCCTTCGGGTCCTTGACGGCGCCGCTTGCCTGGCACGACTTCCTCGAGCGCATGCGCCAGCCTTCCGCCGCCGAGTTCGTCAAGTCCATTAAAAG CTTTATTGTGACATTCTCAAACAGAGCTCCTGATCCAGAGAAGGATAGTACTGCTATCCAGGAGTTCCTGGAAAACATGGAAGGGGCTTTCAGAGCCCACACCCCTTGGGCTGGCAGTTCAGAGGAAGAACTAGAGAGTGCTGGTGAG GGACTTGAGAAATATGTTATGACAAAGCTGTTTAATCGGGTATTCGCATCAGTCCCAGAAGATGTGAAGAGTGATGAAGAACTTTTTGAGAAAATGTCTTTGCTACAGCAATTTGTAAGGCCTGAAAACTTGGATATAAAACCAGAGTACCAGAATGAAACATCCTGGCTG CTCGCACAGAAGGAGCTGCAGAAAATAAACATGTATAAAGCTCCAAGGGATAAGCTTGCCTGCATTCTGAACTGCTGTAAAGTTATAAATAATTTACTTCTAAATGCTTCCATTGTGTCCAATGAAACCCCCCCTGGAGCTGACGAATTCCTTCCAGTCCTTATCTACGTCACCATAAAG CTCCACTCAAATCTGTTGTACATACAAAGATATAGACGGCAAACAAGATTGGTGTCAGAGGCTCAATACTTTTTTACAAACATATTGTCTGCTGAGTCTTTCATATGGAACATTGATGGGGAATCATTATCGATGAATGAATTGGATTTTCAAAGGAGAATGGATTCAGCAAGGGAACGCATGTTGGGGTTATCAGCTGACTCAGAATACCAGGATAATCAAGCCAATCCTGATGTCCAAGATCGTACGTCACAAAGTCTTGGAGCTAACAGAAATTCTGATGCCAGTTTATCTTTGAAAGACCACGTCCAAGGTTCAGGGCAGGATATGAGAAGGGACAGTGATGTGACTGTGAGTGGTAAACAAGCTGAGCAGGTGCAATCTATTTCTGAATTAGAGAAGAAAGGAACTGCGGAGCTCCTCAATGAGGATGACTTGAACAAAAAATTCCAGGAGTACCCGTTTCTGTTTGCCCGTGCTGGTGATCTGACTATTGCTGATGTAGAGAGCCTATTGAATTCGTACAAGCATCTAGTACTTCGGTATGTAGCACTTGCACAAGGTATGGGTGTCAGTCCTGAAACCACTCTTACTCAGAACGGGCAGACATCTGATCTTGTAGTATCTGAGGAGCCAGAAATTTTGAATAGCGTGGTAAAGGACAACGAGAACAGTGCAATAATTAACAAAAATGTTGATGATGTTATAAGCTTAAACCATCATTCAGAAGCAGTTGACACAGAAGCATCTGAACAAATGAACCAGAGAACTGCTGTTGATTCCAGTGATGATCTGGAGGCATTGGGTCGGCCTGAGAATGCATGA